GGTCATCACTAGCATCCCCACAGCAACTCCAATCAACAGCAAGTGCACTGGGTTGCCCACAAAGTTTTCATCCTCTGGTAAGAGAATACGCCACCAGAGATTATCTATATCAAAGCGGTTGTCTCCATAGGTAATGTTGGGATGATTAACATCCAAGCCTAGGAACTGCTGGTGAATAGCTTGGATCCATTGCCAAAGGGGAGGAAAGGGCAGGCTCAGTGCTAGGTTACGCAGTATGGTAGACAAGATTGCTGGGAAGCTGACTAGTGTATTGGTAGTGCCAGCGGTAGTGCCCAGAGGAGTGCCAAAGGTTTGAAGGTTGCGCCCATAGCTAGGTAGAGATAGGCTCAGGGCAGCCAAGAGCACGATCGCAGGCAGGAACAGACTATGGAGTAGGGTGCGAAGACACAACTGTCTAGACTGCATCAGCAGTCGCCATGCCTGTACCATAAGCAGCGGCAGGCCAAAGATGATGCCTGTAGGCTTTGTAACTATCGCTAGGCCGATCGCTACCGCTAGCCACCACCAGTCTGGTAGCGATTGTTCTGGCTTCAACACAAAATAGGCAGCACAGACCAACCAACAAGACACAAGTAAATCTGTCTGGCAGGTGCTCGCTTGCATAATAGCCATAGGCACACTGGCACAGACCAAAGCAGTCAACACTTGACTGTGCTTTTGGTCTGATGGTGCTATAAGGGATGTTCCCAAGATACAGACTACGAAGGCAAGTCCTTGGATGCAGTTATCCCCATAGTCGCCGCCTGTGAGGAGGTGGAGATGGGTAAGTAGGTAGGCGGCACCTGGAGCAAAGCTGATCTGTCGCAGGTTATGGGTAGGATAGTGAGCTACAGTATGATTTTGGATCCAATGCATGACGCGAGGCAGGTGGTAGGTCATGGCATCATAGTTATAGGGTGGTTCTAGCCACCCTCGGAGTAAACATAGCCCGATCGTGCTCATGATAACGACTGGGATGATAATCCTTTCTATGGCGAGTGCAGATTGGCTGTGGTGAGGAGTCACAGCTAGCTGCTTCACTGCTTGTCTGAGCACAATTGCTGACCGTGCCTTGCGCTGCCTTAGTCGATACCCCAACAGCACAGCGTGAATGCCAGCTAGCCAACCCCAAAGCATTGTGACTGTAGTGGCCGTAAGGGCACGATCGTAGCTCAATAGTTCTGTCCACACTACGATCAGCAACCCATGCCATAGAGCTGACTGCATAATCGCTAGCCGCCAGTTGGCATTACGACTAGGCGTAATCCTAAACAGCAGGGCAGCCGCAGCAAAGGAACTAACGAGTAAACTAACAGCCATGGTGTTCAGCCTGACCTTGAAGCAACTTGTGCAGATATAAAACTATGCCGATACAATAATGCAGTCCTACTGAATAAGCGATCG
Above is a window of Cyanobacteriota bacterium DNA encoding:
- a CDS encoding glycosyltransferase family 39 protein, translated to MAVSLLVSSFAAAALLFRITPSRNANWRLAIMQSALWHGLLIVVWTELLSYDRALTATTVTMLWGWLAGIHAVLLGYRLRQRKARSAIVLRQAVKQLAVTPHHSQSALAIERIIIPVVIMSTIGLCLLRGWLEPPYNYDAMTYHLPRVMHWIQNHTVAHYPTHNLRQISFAPGAAYLLTHLHLLTGGDYGDNCIQGLAFVVCILGTSLIAPSDQKHSQVLTALVCASVPMAIMQASTCQTDLLVSCWLVCAAYFVLKPEQSLPDWWWLAVAIGLAIVTKPTGIIFGLPLLMVQAWRLLMQSRQLCLRTLLHSLFLPAIVLLAALSLSLPSYGRNLQTFGTPLGTTAGTTNTLVSFPAILSTILRNLALSLPFPPLWQWIQAIHQQFLGLDVNHPNITYGDNRFDIDNLWWRILLPEDENFVGNPVHLLLIGVAVGMLVMT